Genomic DNA from Ctenopharyngodon idella isolate HZGC_01 chromosome 1, HZGC01, whole genome shotgun sequence:
ttataaaaataaattgtaattttaaatacatttttatattttatataatattatataaaaatatatttttattttttaataaaaaatacatgtattacatttgttaataaatattaataaacatttattaatgtgataaatatgaataaaaatgttaaaaagtaatattataacATAGTATTGtctaatatgaatatttaatagATTATAATCAATAATTAGATAATAATCATTAAGCACCATCAAGAttggtttattttttactaCCACTTTGTAGCTACAGTATATTCTTGTAGTGGCACGTAGAAATATCTATtacatttctgttattaattgtCATATTGCCATGTTATATCACTGCTTAATAATTTTCACATAATTATTGTACAATATTTACATTCTCCGCACAGAAACTCTTGTCTGTggtataaacacatttatacaGACTGTCTCTGTCTCCCTCTGCTGTCCAAATATCATAATTCCtcatggatgttttttttttttttttttttttacaattaaacttattattaaaattaaaataattaaaaatatgccGATCAGACCGTTCAGACATGAcgtcattttctgaaaaaaggACCGTTATTCTGAAATGTGTGTTTGACAACACAGCTcgaatatatttatacacacacaaaacaaacaaaaccgaaaattatatattatatattttaaagtaatataTACTTAGTATGATCATTAACTTATAGTTCACAGAGACCCGATTTCGAGGGGGGACCCGATTTGTCATGACACCGGCAGTAAATGTGGCAAAAGACGCTAGTGACGCCATCGCTCGTCATAGGCGTGCGCGGTGACCCGGAAGTACTCAACGTCTGTGCGTCTGTGCCTCGGGTGTCAAACACAAGGTTAGACGTGATTTTATTCTTTATCGTGTTTGTTTCGCATGAAAATGAGAATATAATTGTTATGAGTGTGTATATAAACtcttgcatgtgttttaaacagGCAGAGCGGTTATTAAACAGCAGCAGCGCTTCAGTGCGCGAGAGGTCAATGTTATCAAACGAGTCACTGGTGTTAATGAACTATTAAACACTCAGTTCATGAATTAACACGATAGTCAGGCGTTAATTAAACATCATCTCTGCATGTAATCACCATCAAATCACACGGTAGTTCGATTAAAAAGTCAGTGTTAAGATTAAAAGTCAAAATCGCCTGATTATTTCACACAAGTACCTTGTAATATCATGTAAATACCGTGTTTTGTGAAATGAGCACAAATATAtggaagagaaaaacaaaatttactttataatttacTTTTGTAAATTATAATTGACATAACTCGAAGTTGTCATACTAAGTCAAATTTTTCAAAGTCGACTTTATTACATATACTCtaaaatttgactttttatgcctcattttgacttttatgtcataattaagatttaaCAAAGATGATTTTTTTGTCGAATGTGGCAGAAATGTGTCTCCATACACACAGGTCTCACAAgagagattttatatatatatataaatttaaattacattttgtgtatttcTAATGATTTTGCCGTAACTGCACTTTTTTGTTAACAAAAGTGTAtttatcatttgttttatttaggatatgtgatttttttttttttaatattcttaCAAATTAAAAGTTCTTTGAAAGgttgtatttttgttattatataaTCGGTGGCATAAAatggttttaaagggatagtccacccaaaaatgaaaattatttttcttctaagctttataatggtagtgaatggggggtgagattttGAACTTCAAAAAAgcgcatctatccatcataaaaataatccatgcggctccgggggttaataatgGCCTTtggaagtgaagtgatgggtttttgtaagaaaaatatccatgtttaaaacttttatgatggatggatgcacttttttggggcttcaaaatctcaccccccattcacaaccattctaaagtctcagattgtgtttgtctgaaagaagaaagtcggtaacactttagtatagggaacatgtattcactattaactacaacttttccctcaataaactcctaatttactgcttattaatagttagtaagttagttgttaagtttaggtattgggtaggattaagaatgtagaataaggtcaagCAGAATAAAGCACTGATATGTGtgttaataattactaataaacagacaatattctagtaatatgcatgctaataggCAACTaataaaagaccctaaaataaagtgttaccagaaagtcatatacacctaggatggcttgagggtgagtaaatcatgggataattttaatttttgggtgaattatccctttaagatgacactaatattgtttatttatttgtataattatttCCGGGCCCAACAAAAAGTGGTTCTGATGATGGTGTTTGTGCTTGTCAGTATTTCTCATATGTTTCTCCCTCCTGCAGCATCATGGCTCTTCATCGGCTCTTCCAGCTGTCGTCTCTGTTGGGTTCGGCCGTGCGCGTGACGTTGCGCAGGAACATCGGTCTGTCCGCTGTGCTCTTCAACAAAGCCAAAGACCTGGACCCCGTGCAGAAGCTCTTCCTGGACAAGATTCGCGAGTACAACTCCAAGAGCAAGTGCGTGGATGACGCTGCACTGTAATGATGCGCGCGAGTGTTTCGCAGCGTTTCtcacgtctctctctctctctctcagggcCGTCGCAGGCGGTGTGGTGGATGCCGGCCCGGCCTATCAGAAGAACCTGTCGGATGAGATGACCAAACTACAGCGTTTGTACGGAGGAGGAGATCTGACCAAATTCCCTGAGTTCAGCTTCCCAGGTGAGCCTGACGAAGATCTGCTCAGATTTTATTCATACAGCTCTTTTCCAAACTAATCAGTGCTGTTCATTACAGACAAGAACAAGCAATTGATGCCggaattaaaaataacaaattaaatgcatctaaaaatgaacacgataacattaaaaagctAAAAAGTGTAACATGGAAAatcaataatgataaaaaaaaaacaagatatgaATTATGAATTTAAGCTGACATTAGTAAGCACTGAGCAATAGTGATGAGAGAAACAAAGCTTTTCAAAActttgaatcaattgaaccaattgcttcgcaaaatgattcactgttttgaaTCGCCACACactggtgacccctgctggtcagaacagtgtaaatggacccattgacgaataaggattttaaaagtataaaaataacataatggagatataattaattttgaagttttattaagtgttaacaatgagattatgtggtttttaatcaattgacactgcttttgtcattttttacaagatggacaaaatttgtcacccaaaaagtcattcagtttaaccaaaattttggttttaccgaattacacttttggttttaccgaatgacgatattttcaaacaatgctaacaggctgatatctagctagctagcaaaaggacaatcaaatattttatatttattagtaaaagtttttaaaatattacaacattttccatgttttatagcggttgtaccgaatgacctgatgtttcgggacatgcgtatgagcaagagaaaacatgaatttttcaaatagttaagagagagtgagttactttgcttcacgaccatgtggtcctttgcaggtgtctgaatgatgtcacatcctgtcacatgatattgaccgcatgacttgatccaaaatggtccctttatattggttactccgaatgacatcaatgaaattcatttttccggactttctttctcataacaaaatcaatgacttctacacataattttgataccattttgcactatgttgataaatgatgttaaaaaatcatgccagaataaaaaatatatacatttattacatttttaagatatttcaatcacaaattaaatggctgtattggcctttggatggttaaaccgaatgaaacctttaaaatctttaaaataccttttatatgtagcagaatataattaaaaccttttggattcaataaaagagatctagttgtactaccttacatactttggatgtcatatctttgttttttattattattaaggcctttggacaaaaaaaatgacccgtcacatcattgacccaaatGTAgccaaaaacatgcatgaaaacaacttttacaaaccatttgcaaatgttttattgacgGTGTAATGTATTAAATGCAGTTAACAAATCTAGtaccattaaatatgaagtgtctctataatattttattaaattataaggtttttgtttgttttatggagACCAATTAGAGACTTTTAAATACAACTCTtcctttttattatacaaatgtcattaaatgtctacaaatgtGTAAAACTGATCTGAGATCAGGTAAAAATATACTATACATTTgcttcaaaaaatattaattattaggtACAATTATTGTTGATTTTGTGTTGCAAAACatggtaacacttcattttagtTGTTACAAGTACTTACTGTCGTAACAGTAAATTATTGCTCTTAATCATGAAATAATTAGTTTAAAACCATAATGATTTATAACATTGAGTCAGTGTTTGCAACTAGTTTGATGCGTCTAGTTAAACTGCACCAGGTGATCAGGATGAATGAAATGTTTGAGGAGTTGAAGCTGATCTGCACTGGTGGTTTAGGTTAGTGTGGGTGGTTAAACTAGTTgtttaatgacacatttgttgttgtttgtttccaCAGAACCCAAACTGGAGGAGGTGACGACTAAATGAACAACGTCTGTCCATCGCTGTCTGTGTgctgaaaatatttaataaacaaactttgGTTCAAAACTCATTTTGTCTCTCAATCGCTTTCctgaacattcatgtttgtTGAAATTAGAGATGCATGATACTAAATCTCTCcgccgattattcagagtgatatctgctgATACAGATAGTTTGGGGcttctgccttttataccttcttttaaattaataatttcataattataaattgttttgaaagaaatgcaaataaagacttactctgaaacaagttgatgaaacgGAGAGaaactggtatcagttataaacaaacacattaactttctgaatgttattaattcatataattactattaatattgaacatcaaactagTTTCTTAgtattttctttacacaaagcacaGATTCAGTGtattttcctgccctcttttgattgacaggatatatcggccctgactatcagctgtttttaaactatcagCCGATATGTCTCATTGAAATGAGTTTCAAAAGATTTTGTTCACTAATTTTTGAGGTTCTACAGCATTTTTTACAGGCatcattcacccaaaaatgaaaattgtcttcatttactcatccGTATGTCGACTTGCTCGTTAAAACGTTgtcagtaaatgttaaaataaccaTTAAAATAGTTACTGAATACATAAAAATGATGGCCTGAACAGAAGTATATCCCAATTAAAAACCTTGGAGTTTTAAGATTTATAATTTAGCACTAAAAAAATCAGTTACAAAATAAACAGGATTTGTATTTCTCATGGAGATGTGAATGACAATCTAGCATCTTAATTTACAATAGATAATCGGATGAACTGAATATGAATCACTGAATAATGATGTTTAACTATAGTATAAATAACTAGTCCTATGAAAAATCTCTagttcatgaatatttaatcTTGCCGTATCACAACCATTCATACTTCTGTggtaaaattaataattatgatcTTCGTTGTACTAAATGATACCATGAGTTAATTTGAGAACGTTTGACTCTGGTGTTCATGGAACAACAAACAAAGCAATAACACACATAATCACGCTCGTCAGTGCAAGTTTAATGCCAAGAGCAAATATCTCGATCTGTTACATGCAGAGAATAAAGTTCATCTTGTACATGACATAATTCTCAGGCACGAGTAAATAATATTCCTCAACAGTGAATCTGACTATTACTGTTCAGAATTTGAACTACAAAGATGAACCTCAGCAGAAGCAGAAGGAATGAGTTTTTATGAACAATCTGGAATGATTGGATGTGGAATGTCAATGGAATTAATGTCTAAATGAAGGACTGAAACATGCGTTCATTAGTGTCATAGACGCCACCGGTCCGTTCGGATCTATCCCTGAACGCTCTGGCTCCACATGACCCGTCCGTCGTCTCTCAGCTTCACGGCGCCGCTGGCCACCAGCTCTAATGCCGCGGGGAAGGCGCGATGCTCCGCCTCCCGGATGCGCTCCGATAGGCTGTCTTCGGTGTCAGTCACCAGGATGGGAACCGCCTCCTGTACGACGATCGCTCCTGCGTCTACTTCCTCCTGTTGAACCAGAGAAACGGTGAGTGAATTTCACAAAACTCCAGGGTTATTATCCTGAaccaaaactaaaaacaaacattaagttgaagtattaaaagattaaaaatgtcaaaaaaattaataacttCAACTTTCCTACTTTGTGGAAATACAAGCTGCTGCAGATAATGTGGCGACTGGATGAATCTGCATTAATTCTTGGGATTGCAGGATCCTGAACGGACTGCTATATTTTGCTTCATGATAATTTGTAGTTCCAGttaatgtgtgtgagtgaatgctGGTGTGTTGCTGTGGCATCTCTGATTTCAGTGAGGAAACGTGAATGAAACAAACGTACGGCCACGAAGTGTACGGTGCAGCCGGTGATGCGGACGGCGGCCTGAAGAGCCTGTTTCTGTGCGTTCACTCCTTTAAAGGCCGGCAGCAGCGACGGGTGGATGTTCAGCATCTTCCCTGTGAGACGACACAACGACAAACACACCGTCAGTCCTGTCCTTCCCATCAGACACCACTCAATACGAGATACGACCGTTTTAAAGATGCTAATcagattttatttgttcttttaaaatgaaaaactgaagAAGTTCAGAAATATTCCTgatgtttttataattaatcatttttaccattttattcCTGTTctcagcagtgttattttaatatcaatgAGATACTATTcgtttgttttaatatttttaatttttatttttaattttaatttgagtaattttgtgtttttgtaaatctgtccaaatagttatttttatttcaatattagCTTTAGTTATTTTACTACATCtagtttttaaatgaaaattacttttttctattttatttgttaacatttattttatttcaagtaatgatcatttttaattttaattttaataatttcttcttttttcaatgtccaaatatttttatttttatttcaattttagttatattttatttcagttaacatttatttcattttaagtaatgaaaatttttcattttcattttagtttgtgtgtgtgtttttttttttttt
This window encodes:
- the LOC127521259 gene encoding ATP synthase-coupling factor 6, mitochondrial-like; this translates as MALHRLFQLSSLLGSAVRVTLRRNIGLSAVLFNKAKDLDPVQKLFLDKIREYNSKSKAVAGGVVDAGPAYQKNLSDEMTKLQRLYGGGDLTKFPEFSFPEPKLEEVTTK